In one Halosimplex halophilum genomic region, the following are encoded:
- a CDS encoding cupin domain-containing protein has protein sequence MSDDSEDATVVSESDLEWDEYDHGDRQFRRKQLGVAAGGEELGTSLYELEPGNRTWPRHYHAGNEEAIYVLGGELTLYLERGADENDGEVSEHVLEPGDYAALPSGPDHAHEVEARGDETARFLVVSTMNEPDLSVLVERDAAMLFAGGAPGNYEDRYISKTVDLDAEVDYWDG, from the coding sequence ATGAGCGACGACAGCGAGGACGCGACCGTCGTCTCCGAATCGGACCTCGAGTGGGACGAGTACGACCACGGTGACCGGCAGTTCCGTCGGAAGCAACTCGGCGTCGCGGCCGGCGGCGAGGAGTTAGGAACGAGCCTCTACGAACTCGAACCCGGTAATCGCACGTGGCCCCGCCACTACCACGCCGGCAACGAGGAAGCCATCTACGTGCTCGGCGGCGAACTGACGCTGTATCTGGAGCGCGGCGCGGACGAGAACGACGGCGAGGTGAGTGAACACGTCCTCGAACCGGGCGACTACGCCGCCCTGCCGAGCGGGCCGGACCACGCCCACGAGGTCGAGGCGCGCGGCGACGAGACTGCCCGATTTCTCGTTGTCTCGACGATGAACGAGCCCGACCTGTCCGTCCTCGTCGAGCGCGACGCGGCGATGCTGTTCGCGGGCGGCGCGCCCGGTAACTACGAGGACCGATACATCTCGAAGACCGTGGACCTGGACGCGGAGGTCGACTACTGGGACGGGTAG
- a CDS encoding cupin domain-containing protein, producing the protein MPATDFDAEREYDDDQFSAQGVFKSDHLKAVCGYFEPGQFIPVHAPDSDVVVHVREGTGVVREGDTDHEVAPGDVVAVPAGVDRGVKADGGGRLEALLVTAPPPTDAEHDPVREGLRRGVFDPGE; encoded by the coding sequence ATGCCAGCGACGGACTTCGACGCCGAACGGGAGTACGACGACGACCAGTTCTCCGCGCAGGGGGTCTTCAAGAGCGACCACCTGAAGGCGGTCTGTGGCTACTTCGAGCCCGGCCAGTTCATCCCGGTCCACGCGCCCGACAGCGACGTGGTCGTCCACGTCCGCGAGGGCACGGGCGTCGTCCGCGAGGGCGACACCGACCACGAGGTCGCCCCCGGCGACGTGGTGGCGGTCCCCGCGGGGGTCGACCGCGGCGTGAAGGCCGACGGGGGCGGTCGGCTGGAGGCGTTGCTCGTGACCGCGCCGCCGCCGACCGACGCCGAACACGACCCCGTCCGCGAGGGGCTACGCCGCGGCGTGTTCGACCCAGGCGAGTGA
- a CDS encoding type II toxin-antitoxin system PemK/MazF family toxin has product MAYSQGAVVVATDPFGDNPKRPYLVLSNDTVPFHGQEYVAAVVTTTARDEAVELTDDRFERGRLPRTSYVSPWSVVTLKDWMVDKQPAEATDATVDEVRRELNTYLHTG; this is encoded by the coding sequence ATGGCGTACTCGCAGGGGGCGGTCGTCGTCGCGACTGACCCGTTCGGCGACAATCCGAAGCGCCCGTACCTGGTGCTCTCGAACGATACCGTTCCCTTCCACGGCCAGGAGTACGTCGCGGCGGTCGTCACGACGACGGCCCGGGACGAGGCCGTCGAACTCACCGACGACAGGTTCGAGCGCGGACGGCTGCCGCGCACCTCCTACGTCTCCCCGTGGTCGGTCGTGACGCTCAAAGACTGGATGGTCGACAAACAACCCGCGGAAGCAACCGATGCGACCGTCGACGAGGTGCGCCGGGAGTTGAACACGTATCTCCACACCGGATAG
- a CDS encoding winged helix-turn-helix domain-containing protein, producing the protein MPVDFETHDPGDPRIDLSEGTNARRLLEFLLETPTVGYTPAELAEETGVPRGSVGPTLNRLESAGLVRHKEPYWAAAEDDRIASAAASFLGVEAAADAYGDDWYARNDGWAEELPDLSDEERD; encoded by the coding sequence ATGCCCGTCGACTTCGAGACGCACGACCCCGGGGACCCGCGCATCGACCTGTCAGAGGGTACCAACGCGCGGCGGTTGCTGGAGTTCCTGCTGGAGACGCCGACCGTGGGGTACACGCCGGCGGAACTGGCGGAGGAGACCGGCGTTCCCCGCGGGAGTGTCGGCCCGACGCTGAACCGGCTCGAATCCGCGGGGCTCGTCCGACACAAAGAACCGTACTGGGCGGCCGCCGAGGACGACCGGATCGCGTCGGCCGCTGCCTCCTTCCTCGGGGTCGAGGCGGCCGCCGACGCGTACGGCGACGACTGGTACGCGCGGAACGACGGCTGGGCCGAGGAGTTGCCCGACCTGAGCGACGAGGAGCGGGACTGA
- a CDS encoding tRNA uridine(34) 5-carboxymethylaminomethyl modification radical SAM/GNAT enzyme Elp3, with the protein MSTETPDATDSEPDEPEAFLQACRELVDRILAGEIESEEVESAKKEVCGKYSSPKVPRNSDLIDFGPDDRREELAEVLQRKPVRTASGVSPVAIMTSPKRCPHGKCLYCPGGPDSEFSSAQSYTGHEPAAARGVQNDYDPYGQVRLRLEQLRQIGHPVDKVELILMGGTMTARSHDYQEWFVKRALEAMNEYDPEGEPEPAEDESFAQDPEEYEFSYLEDVIAENETADVRNVATTFETKPDWCDPEQIDRMLDLGATKVEVGVQTTFERINREMHRGHGVQASIDANRRLRDSGFKVGFHMMPGQPGMSKEMCLEDFRRIFENTDWRPDFLKIYPTLVVEGTVTYDWWRKDEFEPLDNDEAAELVAEIKSMIPEYTRLQRVQRDIPADFIEGGVWKSNLRQLARQRMDEHGWSCDCIRCREVGHHDEEPDEVTLDTDTYEVAGGREHFISFEDREKGILVGFCRLRFPNDPVRRELQDAAVVRELHVYGSEVGVGQSAGDGDGSHQHQGYGRRLLREAERLAADAGYGKLAVLSGIGVRQYYREKLGYRQDGPYVSKRL; encoded by the coding sequence ATGAGCACCGAGACGCCGGACGCGACCGACTCCGAGCCCGACGAGCCCGAGGCCTTCCTGCAGGCCTGCCGGGAGCTCGTCGACCGGATCCTCGCGGGCGAGATCGAGAGCGAGGAGGTGGAGAGCGCGAAGAAGGAGGTCTGCGGCAAGTACTCCTCGCCGAAGGTGCCGCGCAACTCCGACCTCATCGACTTCGGGCCCGACGACCGCCGCGAGGAACTGGCGGAGGTCCTCCAGCGCAAGCCCGTCCGGACCGCCTCGGGCGTCTCGCCGGTGGCGATCATGACCTCGCCGAAACGGTGTCCCCACGGGAAGTGTCTCTACTGTCCCGGCGGCCCGGACTCCGAGTTCTCCAGCGCGCAGAGCTACACGGGCCACGAGCCCGCGGCCGCCCGCGGGGTACAGAACGACTACGACCCCTACGGGCAGGTGCGCCTGCGGCTCGAACAGCTCCGGCAGATCGGCCACCCCGTCGACAAAGTAGAGCTGATCCTGATGGGCGGGACGATGACCGCCCGGAGCCACGACTACCAGGAGTGGTTCGTCAAGCGCGCCCTGGAGGCGATGAACGAGTACGACCCCGAGGGCGAGCCCGAACCGGCCGAGGACGAGAGCTTCGCGCAGGACCCCGAGGAGTACGAGTTCAGCTACCTTGAGGACGTGATCGCCGAGAACGAGACCGCCGACGTGCGCAACGTCGCGACCACCTTCGAGACCAAGCCCGACTGGTGCGACCCCGAGCAGATCGACCGGATGCTCGACCTCGGCGCGACGAAGGTCGAGGTGGGGGTCCAGACCACCTTCGAGCGGATCAACCGGGAGATGCACCGCGGGCACGGCGTCCAGGCCTCCATCGACGCCAACCGACGGCTGCGCGACTCGGGCTTCAAGGTCGGCTTCCACATGATGCCCGGCCAGCCCGGGATGAGCAAGGAGATGTGCCTGGAGGACTTCCGGCGGATCTTCGAGAACACCGACTGGCGGCCGGACTTCCTGAAGATCTACCCCACCCTCGTCGTCGAGGGGACGGTCACCTACGACTGGTGGCGAAAGGACGAGTTCGAACCGCTGGACAACGACGAAGCCGCCGAACTCGTCGCGGAGATCAAGTCCATGATCCCCGAATACACGCGCCTCCAGCGCGTCCAGCGCGACATCCCCGCCGACTTCATCGAGGGCGGCGTCTGGAAGTCCAACCTCCGCCAGCTCGCCCGCCAGCGCATGGACGAGCACGGCTGGTCCTGCGACTGCATCCGCTGTCGGGAGGTCGGCCACCACGACGAGGAACCCGATGAGGTCACGCTCGACACCGACACCTACGAGGTGGCGGGCGGCCGCGAGCACTTCATCAGCTTCGAGGACCGCGAGAAGGGGATCCTCGTCGGGTTCTGCCGGCTGCGGTTCCCGAACGACCCCGTGCGCCGCGAGTTGCAGGACGCCGCCGTGGTCCGCGAACTCCACGTCTACGGGAGCGAAGTCGGTGTGGGGCAGTCAGCGGGCGACGGCGACGGGAGCCACCAACATCAGGGGTACGGCAGGCGACTCCTCCGGGAGGCCGAGCGGCTGGCCGCCGACGCCGGCTACGGCAAACTGGCCGTCCTCTCTGGGATCGGCGTCCGGCAGTACTACCGCGAGAAGCTCGGCTACCGTCAGGACGGCCCGTACGTCAGCAAGCGACTGTGA
- a CDS encoding MBL fold metallo-hydrolase produces the protein MPTELADGVWLLDIGLVPPFATNGYLVDDGTVTLIDPGLPWNRPSLGSELSEIGYEVGDIDRVFLTHYDIDHTGGLRALDGAFDGPVYIGADDLELGSGERDPKLLHHKGLFHRIARRIYPLPDHMDIRGVEDGEEIGRFTAYHTPGHNPGHTVFVHDSGAAFLGDLLWEDDGRLTPPFWLDSYDMRALTESIRDLSERVPPFEVAAMGHGTPLVSDGRRALLECAARL, from the coding sequence ATGCCAACGGAACTCGCGGACGGGGTCTGGCTGCTCGACATCGGGCTGGTGCCGCCGTTCGCGACCAACGGCTACCTCGTCGACGACGGGACCGTCACCCTCATCGACCCCGGCCTGCCCTGGAACCGCCCCTCGCTCGGGTCGGAACTGAGCGAGATCGGCTACGAGGTCGGCGACATCGACCGCGTGTTCCTCACCCACTACGACATCGACCACACCGGCGGCCTGCGGGCGCTCGACGGCGCGTTCGACGGCCCCGTCTACATCGGCGCCGACGATCTCGAGCTCGGCAGCGGCGAGCGCGACCCGAAGCTGCTCCACCACAAGGGTCTCTTTCACCGTATCGCACGGCGGATCTACCCGCTGCCCGACCACATGGACATCCGCGGCGTCGAGGACGGCGAGGAGATCGGCCGGTTCACCGCCTACCACACGCCGGGTCACAACCCCGGCCACACCGTCTTCGTCCACGACTCCGGGGCCGCCTTCCTCGGGGACCTCCTCTGGGAGGACGACGGCCGGCTCACCCCGCCGTTCTGGCTCGACTCCTACGACATGCGGGCGCTGACCGAAAGCATCCGCGACCTGAGCGAGCGGGTCCCGCCGTTCGAGGTCGCCGCGATGGGCCACGGCACGCCGCTGGTCTCGGACGGCCGCCGGGCGCTGCTGGAGTGTGCCGCCCGGTTGTAG
- a CDS encoding MBL fold metallo-hydrolase has protein sequence MIENVARGQQVFTSNAFLVTGERTVLVDAGSEFDAAAEVRDRDAALDAVVLTHTHPDHVGNTAALAEAFGCDVWGFDPDHELVDHAVADGDSLQLGDHSYEALHTPGHKDDHLCFYAAGPEVLFAGDLVFANGSFGRTDLPEGDRDTLVDSIEYLRDTVSPELAEIHTGHGPSVTDDPYDHIETALRAAKF, from the coding sequence GTGATCGAAAACGTCGCCCGGGGCCAGCAGGTCTTCACCAGCAACGCCTTCCTCGTCACCGGCGAGCGCACCGTCCTCGTCGACGCCGGCAGCGAGTTCGACGCCGCCGCCGAGGTGCGCGACCGCGACGCCGCCCTCGACGCCGTCGTCCTCACCCACACCCACCCCGACCACGTCGGCAACACGGCCGCCCTCGCCGAGGCGTTCGGCTGCGACGTGTGGGGGTTCGACCCCGACCACGAACTGGTCGACCACGCCGTCGCCGACGGCGACTCCCTCCAGTTGGGCGACCACAGCTACGAGGCGCTGCACACCCCCGGCCACAAGGACGACCACCTCTGCTTCTACGCCGCCGGCCCGGAGGTCCTGTTCGCCGGCGATCTGGTGTTCGCCAACGGGAGTTTCGGCCGGACGGACCTCCCGGAGGGCGACCGCGACACGCTGGTCGACAGCATCGAGTACCTCCGCGACACCGTCTCGCCGGAACTCGCCGAGATTCACACCGGCCACGGCCCCAGCGTCACCGACGACCCCTACGACCACATCGAGACCGCGCTCCGCGCCGCGAAGTTCTGA
- a CDS encoding HalX domain-containing protein translates to MTGSETPVVLIVEDEPDVAETYNLWLADDYEVRMAGSGDEGLAELDDEVDVVLLDRMMPGLSGDEVLERIRERGLDCRVAMVTAVEPDFDILEMGFDAYLCKPIRSQQLHETVENLLDRSAYDDLLQEYYSLVEKQATLEATKSSAELADNEEYLELRERVEELESELSDTLGGIDNDEDFIATLRGLGDVEE, encoded by the coding sequence ATGACAGGATCGGAAACGCCAGTCGTGCTCATCGTCGAGGACGAGCCCGACGTCGCCGAGACGTACAATCTCTGGCTCGCCGACGACTACGAGGTTCGGATGGCCGGGAGCGGCGACGAGGGGCTGGCCGAACTCGACGACGAGGTCGACGTGGTCCTCCTCGACCGGATGATGCCGGGGCTCTCCGGCGACGAGGTCCTAGAGCGGATCCGCGAGCGCGGGCTGGACTGTCGGGTGGCCATGGTGACCGCGGTCGAACCGGACTTCGACATCCTCGAGATGGGCTTCGACGCGTATCTCTGCAAACCCATCCGGAGCCAGCAGCTCCACGAGACCGTCGAGAACCTGCTGGACCGGTCGGCCTACGACGACCTGCTGCAGGAGTACTACTCGCTGGTCGAGAAGCAGGCGACGCTCGAGGCGACCAAGAGCAGCGCCGAACTCGCCGACAACGAGGAGTACCTCGAACTGCGCGAACGGGTCGAGGAGCTGGAGTCGGAGCTGTCCGACACCCTGGGTGGCATCGACAACGACGAGGACTTCATCGCGACACTGCGGGGTCTCGGCGATGTCGAGGAGTAG
- a CDS encoding RAD55 family ATPase: MYDLTDVLDFEALESVRPGSNILVSGPAMSGKEDLAMSMLADGAEHGQGSLIVTTGDRAENVLEDFLERAPDADESTVSVVDCRGDGSRRGEATATGSYVYHVSSPGDLTGIGIGITECLEYLHNNGAESGRFALTSLSTMLTYTDRKTVFKFCHVLSSRFDSAGYLGLFTIDSSAHDDQTLQVIKQAFDGMIEIREDEGRREARVLGLAGQPTEWQEF, translated from the coding sequence ATGTACGACCTGACCGACGTGCTCGACTTCGAGGCGCTGGAGTCGGTCCGCCCGGGGTCGAACATCCTCGTCTCCGGGCCGGCCATGAGCGGCAAGGAAGACCTGGCGATGTCGATGCTGGCCGACGGCGCCGAGCACGGCCAGGGCTCGCTGATCGTCACGACCGGCGACCGCGCCGAGAACGTCCTCGAGGACTTCCTCGAACGGGCGCCCGACGCCGACGAGTCGACCGTCAGCGTCGTCGACTGCCGCGGCGACGGCAGCCGCCGGGGCGAGGCCACCGCCACCGGCAGCTACGTCTACCACGTCTCATCGCCCGGCGACCTGACCGGCATCGGCATCGGGATCACCGAGTGTCTCGAGTACCTCCACAACAACGGCGCCGAGAGCGGCCGCTTCGCGCTCACGTCGCTGTCGACGATGCTCACCTACACCGACCGCAAGACCGTCTTCAAGTTCTGCCACGTCCTCTCCTCGCGGTTCGACTCCGCCGGCTACCTCGGCCTCTTCACCATCGATTCGTCCGCCCACGACGACCAGACGCTGCAGGTCATCAAGCAGGCCTTCGACGGCATGATCGAGATCCGCGAGGACGAGGGCCGCCGCGAGGCCCGCGTCCTCGGCCTCGCCGGCCAGCCGACCGAGTGGCAGGAGTTCTGA